The Engystomops pustulosus chromosome 1, aEngPut4.maternal, whole genome shotgun sequence genome has a window encoding:
- the MCIDAS gene encoding multicilin isoform X1: MQNRRKAFDKLCPNRIADITNRVSRKPEKSERKQVSRRIFGQPTGPVTIYVDQSPSTVDAALSAIDWQDLADCDSVIQQDTARGSLTQQGHCLQSESEFDLQEFRDAVDSFIDGQTSHMQTGMGSGNFLLLPSDVPAFEPCMVPHIHPPQPQLTPINVQPIPSTEQFWRDMADHNQKALGDALVENNQLHVTLNEKQEEIACLKEKNVQLKELANQAKHLASVLDKLMRHRSADDTRLSSDGLLSRPPVKRSLEEFYPQTTEQECNQVDEILMEISKKCNAALMGSDHSEAKRPKLYSEDTIDNKEEVTPGIKMCGAFQGLKTSTGHTSLNLCNTELEGDVTFRTSIKDHCTIRTLAFPQGNAFTIRTNEGGYKFRWVPN, translated from the exons ATGCAGAACAGAAGGAAAGCCTTTGATAAACTCTGCCCTAACAGGATAGCCGACATTACTAATAGAGTCAGTAGGAAGCCAGAAAAGTCAGAGAGAAAG CAGGTGTCCAGGAGGATATTTGGGCAGCCCACTGGCCCTGTGACCATCTATGTGGACCAGTCTCCAAGCACAGTAGATGCAG CTCTGTCTGCAATTGATTGGCAGGACTTGGCTGACTGTGACAGTGTCATACAGCAGGACACCGCTAGGGGCAGTCTTACCCAGCAG GGACACTGCTTGCAGAGCGAATCTGAGTTTGATCTGCAGGAATTCAGAGATGCTGTGGACAGTTTTATTGATG GGCAAACCTCGCACATGCAGACAGGAATGGGCTCAGGAAACTTTCTTCTGCTACCCTCGGATGTACCAGCATTTGAACCTTGCATGGTCCCCCACATCCATCCACCGCAACCCCAACTTACACCCATTAATGTGCAGCCTATACCCAGCACGGAGCAATTCTGGAGGGATATGGCTGATCACAACCAGAAGGCACTGGGAGATGCTTTGGTGGAGAACAATCAG cTGCATGTGACCCTGAATGAAAAGCAGGAGGAGATCGCCTGCCTTAAAGAGAAAAACGTTCAGCTAAAAGAACTTGCAAATCAGGCAAAGCATTTGGCATCTGTACTTGAT AAGTTGATGAGACATCGATCCGCGGATGACACCAGGCTTTCTTCAGATGGTTTACTGAGTCGGCCTCCAGTAAAGAGAAGCTTAGAGGAATTCTATCCACAGACCACCGAACAGGAATGTAATCAGGTGGATGAGATACTGATGGAAATTTCCAAGAAGTGCAACGCCGCTCTCATGGGGAGTGACCATAGTGAAGCCAAGCGTCCTAAACTGTATTCTGAGGACACCATAGACAACAAAGAGGAGGTCACCCCTGGTATCAAAATGTGCGGAGCCTTTCAAGGACTGAAGACCTCCACAGGTCACACCTCATTGAACTTGTGCAATACTGAATTAGAAGGAGACGTAACCTTCAGGACCTCCATCAAAGACCACTGCACCATTCGGACTCTTGCCTTCCCCCAGGGGAATGCCTTTACAATTAGGACCAACGAAGGAGGTTATAAGTTTCGATGGGTCCCCAACTGA
- the MCIDAS gene encoding multicilin isoform X3: MLDMAVQTGHFNFPTYGYEYQGHCLQSESEFDLQEFRDAVDSFIDGQTSHMQTGMGSGNFLLLPSDVPAFEPCMVPHIHPPQPQLTPINVQPIPSTEQFWRDMADHNQKALGDALVENNQLHVTLNEKQEEIACLKEKNVQLKELANQAKHLASVLDKLMRHRSADDTRLSSDGLLSRPPVKRSLEEFYPQTTEQECNQVDEILMEISKKCNAALMGSDHSEAKRPKLYSEDTIDNKEEVTPGIKMCGAFQGLKTSTGHTSLNLCNTELEGDVTFRTSIKDHCTIRTLAFPQGNAFTIRTNEGGYKFRWVPN, from the exons ATGTTGGATATGGCAGTGCAGACAGGTCACTTTAATTTTCCAACCTATGGATATGAATACCAG GGACACTGCTTGCAGAGCGAATCTGAGTTTGATCTGCAGGAATTCAGAGATGCTGTGGACAGTTTTATTGATG GGCAAACCTCGCACATGCAGACAGGAATGGGCTCAGGAAACTTTCTTCTGCTACCCTCGGATGTACCAGCATTTGAACCTTGCATGGTCCCCCACATCCATCCACCGCAACCCCAACTTACACCCATTAATGTGCAGCCTATACCCAGCACGGAGCAATTCTGGAGGGATATGGCTGATCACAACCAGAAGGCACTGGGAGATGCTTTGGTGGAGAACAATCAG cTGCATGTGACCCTGAATGAAAAGCAGGAGGAGATCGCCTGCCTTAAAGAGAAAAACGTTCAGCTAAAAGAACTTGCAAATCAGGCAAAGCATTTGGCATCTGTACTTGAT AAGTTGATGAGACATCGATCCGCGGATGACACCAGGCTTTCTTCAGATGGTTTACTGAGTCGGCCTCCAGTAAAGAGAAGCTTAGAGGAATTCTATCCACAGACCACCGAACAGGAATGTAATCAGGTGGATGAGATACTGATGGAAATTTCCAAGAAGTGCAACGCCGCTCTCATGGGGAGTGACCATAGTGAAGCCAAGCGTCCTAAACTGTATTCTGAGGACACCATAGACAACAAAGAGGAGGTCACCCCTGGTATCAAAATGTGCGGAGCCTTTCAAGGACTGAAGACCTCCACAGGTCACACCTCATTGAACTTGTGCAATACTGAATTAGAAGGAGACGTAACCTTCAGGACCTCCATCAAAGACCACTGCACCATTCGGACTCTTGCCTTCCCCCAGGGGAATGCCTTTACAATTAGGACCAACGAAGGAGGTTATAAGTTTCGATGGGTCCCCAACTGA
- the MCIDAS gene encoding multicilin isoform X2, with the protein MQNRRKAFDKLCPNRIADITNRVSRKPEKSERKVSRRIFGQPTGPVTIYVDQSPSTVDAALSAIDWQDLADCDSVIQQDTARGSLTQQGHCLQSESEFDLQEFRDAVDSFIDGQTSHMQTGMGSGNFLLLPSDVPAFEPCMVPHIHPPQPQLTPINVQPIPSTEQFWRDMADHNQKALGDALVENNQLHVTLNEKQEEIACLKEKNVQLKELANQAKHLASVLDKLMRHRSADDTRLSSDGLLSRPPVKRSLEEFYPQTTEQECNQVDEILMEISKKCNAALMGSDHSEAKRPKLYSEDTIDNKEEVTPGIKMCGAFQGLKTSTGHTSLNLCNTELEGDVTFRTSIKDHCTIRTLAFPQGNAFTIRTNEGGYKFRWVPN; encoded by the exons ATGCAGAACAGAAGGAAAGCCTTTGATAAACTCTGCCCTAACAGGATAGCCGACATTACTAATAGAGTCAGTAGGAAGCCAGAAAAGTCAGAGAGAAAG GTGTCCAGGAGGATATTTGGGCAGCCCACTGGCCCTGTGACCATCTATGTGGACCAGTCTCCAAGCACAGTAGATGCAG CTCTGTCTGCAATTGATTGGCAGGACTTGGCTGACTGTGACAGTGTCATACAGCAGGACACCGCTAGGGGCAGTCTTACCCAGCAG GGACACTGCTTGCAGAGCGAATCTGAGTTTGATCTGCAGGAATTCAGAGATGCTGTGGACAGTTTTATTGATG GGCAAACCTCGCACATGCAGACAGGAATGGGCTCAGGAAACTTTCTTCTGCTACCCTCGGATGTACCAGCATTTGAACCTTGCATGGTCCCCCACATCCATCCACCGCAACCCCAACTTACACCCATTAATGTGCAGCCTATACCCAGCACGGAGCAATTCTGGAGGGATATGGCTGATCACAACCAGAAGGCACTGGGAGATGCTTTGGTGGAGAACAATCAG cTGCATGTGACCCTGAATGAAAAGCAGGAGGAGATCGCCTGCCTTAAAGAGAAAAACGTTCAGCTAAAAGAACTTGCAAATCAGGCAAAGCATTTGGCATCTGTACTTGAT AAGTTGATGAGACATCGATCCGCGGATGACACCAGGCTTTCTTCAGATGGTTTACTGAGTCGGCCTCCAGTAAAGAGAAGCTTAGAGGAATTCTATCCACAGACCACCGAACAGGAATGTAATCAGGTGGATGAGATACTGATGGAAATTTCCAAGAAGTGCAACGCCGCTCTCATGGGGAGTGACCATAGTGAAGCCAAGCGTCCTAAACTGTATTCTGAGGACACCATAGACAACAAAGAGGAGGTCACCCCTGGTATCAAAATGTGCGGAGCCTTTCAAGGACTGAAGACCTCCACAGGTCACACCTCATTGAACTTGTGCAATACTGAATTAGAAGGAGACGTAACCTTCAGGACCTCCATCAAAGACCACTGCACCATTCGGACTCTTGCCTTCCCCCAGGGGAATGCCTTTACAATTAGGACCAACGAAGGAGGTTATAAGTTTCGATGGGTCCCCAACTGA